CGTGGGACGGGGATAGTCATCGCCCAGGGTGGCGGGATCCGCGCGCGGCGGACGGGAGGTCGTCACGGACATGGCGGCATGAAGACTGCGACCCGCCTACCTTAGACGCATCGCAGCATGCCTTCAATTCGCGCGCTTGGCGTAGGCGCGCGCCTCGTTCTAGGACATAGGCATTAATCCCTTGTGCCTTCCATTGGCGTAGACGACTGTCGTTTACGCCCGGACAGCAGTCGGGTCGGAAAACGGAGTCATCGAGCTCGGCCCTCCGCTTGCACCGGGGCGATGGTCTCGGGCCAAAGCAGCGAGCGGTGAATCTGCGCGCCTGCCATGGCGCCATTGCCCACGGCCAACGAGACCGAATGGGGTGCCCGCGCGACGTCGCCGCAGGCAAATACGCCAGTCACCGAGGTCTTGCTCTCGGCATCGGTGCGAACCTGGCTGCCCATGGGCGTCTCTTCCAGCGCGCAGCCCATCGCTTCGGCCAGGGAACTGGAAGGAGTGGTGCGCGTCGCTGTGAACAGGCCAGCAAATCGAAGTAGACGCCCGTCGGCCATGACTACGTCGGCATGCTCCTCGATTCTGTCGATGGGCACCTCCTCGATCGTCACGCCCCGGCGCTCCAACGCGGACCTGGCCTCTTGGCTCAGATCCACGGCGCGGTTGGCGAGCAAGGTCACACTGCCCCAATCGGTCAGCAGTTCGGCCTGGTGGATGGACATCGGGCTGGCGCCGACGATGCCGATGCCGCCCTGGCCGAGTTCGTAGCCATGGCAGTACGGGCAGTGGAAGACCGACTTTCCCCACCGCTCGGCGAGTCCGTCGACAGCAGGAAGCTGGTCGGCGACGCCAGTAGCCAACAGGATGCGGCGGCCTCGGTGCGATCCGCTGCCGGATGTCGTGACCGTGAATCCATCCGCCTGCCCTGTGACGCCTTCGACCCGCCCTTCGAGCCAGGTCAGCGTTGAGTAGGCTTCGAGTTGGCGGCGCGCGTTCGCCGCGATCTCGCCGGGGGGTACGCCATCCTGGCCGAGAAAACCATGCGAATGGCTGGTGAAACGGTTGCGCCGCTCGCCTGCATCGATCACCAGCACGGCCCGGCGCGCCCGCACCAGTTGCAGGGCCGCTGCCATCCCCGCATAGCTCCCGCCGATGACGATAACGTCGTAGCGCATGGTCAACTCCTCTTGTGTCGTGCGGCGGCATGTCGGCGCGCGAAGTCGCCAGCCAGATCGGCAAGGGTGATTTCCGAGAACCGCGTCAGCAGCAGCGCCTCGGCTTCGGCAAACGTGCCTTCGAGCGCGGCATTGACCGCCTGCTCGACCAGGCACTCCGGGGTTTCGTTGCGGTTGCCGATGGCAAATATGGCCGGCTCGCCCAGCGCTTCGTG
Above is a genomic segment from Bordetella genomosp. 11 containing:
- a CDS encoding NAD(P)/FAD-dependent oxidoreductase, which produces MRYDVIVIGGSYAGMAAALQLVRARRAVLVIDAGERRNRFTSHSHGFLGQDGVPPGEIAANARRQLEAYSTLTWLEGRVEGVTGQADGFTVTTSGSGSHRGRRILLATGVADQLPAVDGLAERWGKSVFHCPYCHGYELGQGGIGIVGASPMSIHQAELLTDWGSVTLLANRAVDLSQEARSALERRGVTIEEVPIDRIEEHADVVMADGRLLRFAGLFTATRTTPSSSLAEAMGCALEETPMGSQVRTDAESKTSVTGVFACGDVARAPHSVSLAVGNGAMAGAQIHRSLLWPETIAPVQAEGRAR